One part of the Acetoanaerobium sticklandii genome encodes these proteins:
- a CDS encoding SDR family oxidoreductase has protein sequence MNNLGVTSLGIEGDISDPKFCKASIKKVIDKFHQIDILVNNAAEQHPQKSILDISDEQLEQTFKTNIFSMFYLVKEILPHMKEGSSIINTSSITAFEGNPVLLDYSSTKGAISSFTRSLAINLSDKKIRVNQVAPGPIWTPLTPSTFSKDHVDNFGADTLFKRPGQPLELAEAYVFLAWEHASSFITGQTIHINGGKIVNG, from the coding sequence ATAAACAACCTCGGAGTTACAAGTTTAGGTATAGAAGGCGATATATCCGACCCTAAGTTTTGTAAAGCTAGTATCAAAAAAGTAATAGATAAATTTCATCAGATTGATATTTTAGTAAACAACGCTGCTGAGCAACATCCACAAAAAAGTATACTAGATATTAGCGATGAGCAACTAGAACAAACGTTTAAAACCAATATTTTTTCTATGTTTTATTTAGTAAAAGAAATTCTCCCACACATGAAAGAAGGAAGTAGCATAATAAATACTTCATCTATAACTGCATTTGAAGGTAATCCTGTTCTTTTAGATTATTCTTCTACAAAAGGTGCTATTTCTTCATTTACTAGATCTCTTGCTATAAACCTTTCTGATAAAAAAATAAGAGTAAATCAAGTGGCTCCTGGTCCTATATGGACTCCACTTACCCCATCTACATTTAGTAAAGACCATGTAGATAATTTTGGAGCAGACACTCTTTTCAAAAGGCCAGGTCAACCTCTTGAGCTTGCAGAAGCTTATGTGTTTTTAGCTTGGGAGCATGCATCTAGCTTTATAACTGGTCAAACGATTCATATAAATGGGGGAAAAATAGTTAACGGATAG
- a CDS encoding NADPH:quinone reductase, protein MKAIEISEFGGPEVLKYKEVAEPSPNKNEVRVRLFAAGVNPNEAYIRTGTYSFFIPNLPYIPGFDGAGVVDEIGEDVNNIMVGDRVFVAALLANRNTGTYAQKVVCDASVVHKLPDSISYEEGASLGIPALTAYRALFHRAKIKPGETVLIHGASGGVGSLAVQMAKGIGAIVIGTASSDDGKKFIVTSGADYAIDHVNENNKEEIMSITKNKGPDVIIEFLANINLETDLKIVAQYGRIVVVGNRGNIEINPRLAMIKEADILGLALWNVRPKEYNESLYAVEALLKSGLLKPKMGDVFNLENAKLAHEQIMSKKSPGKIVLSID, encoded by the coding sequence ATGAAAGCGATAGAAATATCTGAATTTGGTGGGCCAGAAGTTCTAAAGTATAAAGAGGTTGCTGAACCTAGTCCTAATAAAAATGAAGTTAGGGTGCGGTTATTTGCGGCTGGAGTCAATCCGAATGAGGCATATATAAGAACTGGGACTTATTCGTTTTTTATTCCTAATTTACCCTATATTCCTGGCTTTGATGGAGCTGGAGTTGTAGATGAAATTGGTGAAGATGTAAATAATATAATGGTTGGGGATAGGGTTTTTGTTGCTGCTTTACTTGCGAATAGAAACACAGGAACATACGCCCAAAAAGTTGTTTGTGATGCAAGTGTAGTTCATAAGTTACCGGATTCAATATCATATGAGGAAGGTGCTTCTCTTGGAATACCAGCTTTAACAGCGTATAGAGCGTTGTTTCATAGAGCAAAAATAAAACCAGGAGAAACAGTATTAATACATGGAGCAAGTGGAGGGGTAGGTTCTTTAGCAGTTCAAATGGCTAAAGGAATAGGAGCTATAGTAATAGGCACAGCAAGCTCAGATGATGGAAAAAAATTTATAGTTACTTCAGGAGCTGATTATGCAATTGACCATGTTAATGAAAATAATAAAGAAGAAATAATGTCTATAACTAAGAATAAAGGGCCAGATGTGATTATAGAATTTTTGGCAAATATTAATTTAGAAACAGACTTGAAAATAGTTGCTCAGTATGGTCGGATTGTAGTTGTTGGGAACCGTGGGAATATAGAGATTAATCCTAGACTAGCTATGATTAAAGAAGCAGATATTTTAGGCTTAGCTCTGTGGAATGTACGACCGAAAGAATACAATGAAAGTTTATATGCTGTTGAAGCTTTACTAAAATCGGGATTATTAAAACCAAAAATGGGAGATGTATTTAATCTGGAAAATGCAAAGTTAGCCCATGAGCAAATAATGAGCAAAAAATCACCTGGAAAGATTGTACTTTCCATTGATTAA
- a CDS encoding PhzF family phenazine biosynthesis protein has protein sequence MLKYYVADAFADNIFEGNPAGVCILEQWISEEKMNKIAKENNLSETAFAVKEGDNYSLRWFTPDGEIDLCGHATLATAYILFRFYETDSNVIHFNTIMKNYHLIVTKKNDLYEMDFPTLIPEKYNLTDLMIEALGAQPTEVLKTHRDLIFIFDSEDTVTTLKPDFAKLKEIPEGLSAFVTAKSDNYDFVARAFWPKININEDPVCGSMYCSLIPYWREKIGLDKMVARQVSERGGTVYCEFNGDRVKLSGKVALYSIGDICVDE, from the coding sequence ATGCTGAAATATTATGTAGCTGATGCATTTGCAGACAACATATTTGAAGGGAATCCAGCTGGAGTTTGTATACTTGAGCAATGGATTTCGGAAGAAAAGATGAATAAAATAGCGAAAGAAAATAATTTGTCAGAGACGGCTTTTGCAGTTAAAGAAGGAGATAATTATTCACTAAGGTGGTTTACACCTGATGGAGAAATTGACCTTTGTGGACATGCAACTCTTGCAACCGCATATATCTTATTTAGATTTTATGAAACTGATTCAAATGTAATCCATTTTAATACTATAATGAAAAATTATCATCTTATTGTAACTAAAAAAAATGATTTGTATGAAATGGATTTTCCAACATTAATACCTGAAAAATATAATTTGACAGATTTAATGATTGAAGCTTTAGGAGCTCAGCCAACTGAGGTTTTGAAAACTCATAGAGATTTAATATTTATTTTTGATTCAGAAGATACTGTAACTACTTTAAAACCTGATTTTGCAAAACTTAAAGAAATTCCAGAAGGGCTATCAGCTTTTGTTACAGCAAAAAGTGATAATTACGATTTTGTGGCTAGAGCATTTTGGCCTAAGATAAATATTAATGAAGACCCAGTATGTGGATCGATGTATTGCAGCCTTATTCCTTATTGGAGAGAGAAGATAGGACTTGATAAAATGGTAGCGAGACAGGTTTCAGAGCGTGGGGGAACAGTGTATTGTGAATTTAACGGAGATAGGGTTAAATTAAGTGGAAAAGTAGCTCTTTATTCTATAGGAGACATATGTGTGGATGAATAA
- a CDS encoding winged helix-turn-helix transcriptional regulator → MKKIEHEEIVSSRNCVMIHAMDILGGKWRLPILWKLYQNKTMRYNELKRSLVGITNIMLTRSLQSLEENGLVNRVELNQIPPKVEYSLTENCIELVPALETIYNWGRDRMIGQSE, encoded by the coding sequence ATGAAAAAAATCGAACATGAAGAAATTGTCTCAAGTCGCAACTGTGTAATGATACATGCCATGGATATCTTAGGAGGAAAATGGAGATTGCCCATATTATGGAAACTCTATCAAAATAAAACAATGCGCTATAATGAACTCAAAAGAAGCTTAGTTGGCATTACAAATATAATGCTTACGAGATCTCTTCAAAGTTTAGAAGAAAATGGACTTGTAAATAGAGTTGAGTTAAATCAAATTCCTCCAAAAGTGGAGTATTCATTAACCGAAAACTGCATAGAGCTTGTTCCAGCATTAGAAACAATTTATAATTGGGGACGTGATAGAATGATTGGTCAAAGTGAATAA
- a CDS encoding HsdR family type I site-specific deoxyribonuclease translates to MAEYKTIAESKKFIVLDKYIKCPQVNEAYQSEYNLEREFITDLENQGYEYVQGMNTTQKMLSNVRIQLEELNKVKFTDAEWVRFCEQYLDKPSDNHIDKTRKIHDNYIFDFVFDDGHIQNIYLVDKKNIARNKVQVISQFEQKGSHANRYDVTILVNGLPLVQVELKKRGIAIREAFNQVHRYSKESFNSENSLYKYVQIFVISNGTDSRYFANTTRRDKNSFDFTMNWAKSDNTLIKDLKDFTATFFQKNTLLSVLLKYSVFDTSDILLIMRPYQIAATERILWKIESSYQAKKWRTTESGGYIWHTTGSGKTLTSFKAARLATELSFIDKVFFVVDRKDLDYQTMKEYQRFSPDSVNGSENTIGLKRNIEKDDNKIIVTTIQKLNNLMKSETDLAIYDKQVVFIFDEAHRSQFGEAQKNINKKFKKFYQFGFTGTPIFPENALGSETTATVFGRELHSYVITDAIRDEKVLKFKVDYNDVRPKFKNIETEQDEKKLSAAENKEALLHPERIKEISQYILNNFKTKTHRLNANGKGFNAMFAVSSVDAAKLYYEALSNLQKGSEKPLRIATIFSFAANEEQNAIGEILDETFEPSAMDSSAKEFLGLAIKDYNAMFKTNYSVESSEFQNYYRDLAKRVKEKEIDLLIVVGMFLTGFDAPTLNTLFVDKNLRYHGLIQAYSRTNRIYDSTKTFGNIITFRDLEKATIDAITLFGDKNTKNVVLEKSYTEYMQGFTDVATGDARRGYVDVVKELSERFPDIDNIVTEKDKKDFAKLFGEYLRVENILQNYDEFTALKAIQQLDIADEEQVEQFKATYYLSDEEIQTMKEIEVPSERTIQDYRSTYNDIRDWLRMQKAGAKIEESTIDWDDVVFEVDLLKSQEINLDYILELIFEHNKKSKDKEALVEDVRRLIRSSVGNRAKESLVVDFINQTDLDKIKDKASIIDEFFTFAQAEQQREAEELIISEKLNEDAARRYILSSLKREYASENGTELNEILPKMSPLNPEYLTKKQSVFQKIAAFVEKFKGVGGKL, encoded by the coding sequence ATGGCAGAGTATAAAACTATTGCAGAATCAAAGAAATTCATAGTTCTAGATAAATACATTAAGTGTCCACAGGTAAATGAAGCCTATCAGAGTGAATACAATCTAGAGAGGGAATTTATCACTGATTTAGAAAATCAAGGCTATGAATATGTACAGGGAATGAATACTACCCAGAAGATGTTATCTAATGTGCGTATTCAGCTAGAAGAGCTTAATAAAGTTAAGTTTACTGATGCTGAGTGGGTCAGATTTTGTGAGCAGTATTTAGACAAGCCTAGTGATAATCATATTGACAAGACTCGTAAGATTCACGATAACTATATATTTGATTTTGTGTTTGATGATGGGCATATTCAAAACATCTATCTAGTAGATAAAAAGAATATTGCAAGAAATAAAGTGCAGGTCATTTCTCAGTTTGAGCAAAAAGGCTCTCATGCCAATAGATATGATGTGACTATCTTGGTAAATGGTCTACCTCTAGTACAAGTAGAGCTGAAAAAAAGAGGGATAGCTATACGAGAAGCTTTTAATCAAGTTCATAGATATAGTAAAGAGAGCTTTAACTCTGAGAACTCTCTATATAAGTATGTGCAGATTTTTGTGATTTCTAATGGTACTGATAGCAGATATTTTGCTAATACTACTAGGCGTGATAAGAACAGCTTTGATTTTACTATGAACTGGGCAAAATCAGATAATACTCTTATTAAGGATTTAAAGGATTTTACTGCTACTTTTTTTCAGAAGAATACTTTGCTAAGTGTATTACTCAAATACTCAGTGTTTGATACTAGTGATATTCTCCTTATTATGCGTCCATATCAGATAGCTGCTACTGAGAGAATATTATGGAAGATAGAAAGCTCATATCAAGCCAAGAAGTGGAGAACTACTGAAAGTGGTGGGTATATTTGGCATACTACAGGCTCGGGTAAGACTCTTACAAGTTTTAAAGCGGCTAGACTAGCTACTGAGCTGAGCTTTATTGACAAGGTGTTTTTTGTAGTAGATAGAAAGGATTTAGACTATCAGACTATGAAGGAATATCAGCGTTTTTCTCCTGATAGTGTCAATGGCTCAGAAAACACAATTGGGCTAAAGCGAAACATAGAAAAAGATGATAACAAGATTATAGTTACTACTATTCAAAAGCTAAACAATCTAATGAAAAGTGAAACAGACCTAGCTATATATGATAAGCAGGTGGTGTTTATTTTTGATGAAGCCCACCGCTCACAATTTGGTGAGGCCCAAAAAAATATAAATAAGAAGTTTAAAAAGTTCTATCAATTTGGCTTTACTGGTACCCCTATATTTCCAGAAAATGCTCTAGGCTCTGAAACTACAGCAACTGTATTTGGCAGGGAGCTACATTCTTATGTAATAACTGATGCCATAAGGGATGAAAAGGTACTTAAATTCAAAGTTGATTACAATGATGTGCGTCCAAAGTTTAAAAATATAGAGACTGAGCAAGATGAAAAGAAGCTATCGGCTGCGGAAAATAAAGAAGCTCTCCTTCATCCTGAGAGAATTAAAGAAATATCTCAATATATCCTTAATAATTTTAAGACAAAAACTCATAGATTAAATGCAAATGGAAAAGGGTTTAATGCTATGTTTGCAGTTAGTAGCGTAGATGCGGCAAAGCTATATTATGAAGCCCTAAGTAATCTTCAAAAGGGCAGTGAGAAACCTCTTAGGATTGCTACTATATTTTCGTTTGCGGCAAATGAGGAGCAAAACGCTATAGGTGAGATACTAGATGAGACATTTGAGCCTTCTGCTATGGATTCTAGTGCAAAAGAGTTCCTAGGCTTAGCAATAAAGGATTATAATGCTATGTTCAAAACAAACTACAGCGTAGAAAGTAGTGAGTTTCAAAATTACTATAGAGATTTAGCCAAAAGAGTAAAGGAAAAAGAAATTGATTTACTAATTGTTGTGGGGATGTTTCTGACAGGATTTGATGCTCCTACTTTAAATACTTTATTTGTGGACAAAAATCTTAGGTATCATGGACTTATCCAAGCATATTCTAGGACCAACCGTATATATGATTCGACCAAAACCTTTGGCAATATCATCACATTTAGAGATTTAGAAAAAGCAACTATAGATGCTATTACTTTATTTGGAGATAAAAATACCAAAAATGTAGTTCTAGAAAAAAGCTATACGGAATATATGCAGGGCTTTACTGATGTAGCAACTGGAGATGCTCGTAGAGGATATGTAGATGTAGTAAAGGAATTAAGTGAGAGATTCCCAGATATAGATAATATAGTTACGGAAAAGGATAAAAAAGATTTTGCTAAGCTATTTGGAGAATACCTAAGAGTTGAAAACATCCTGCAAAACTACGATGAATTCACAGCTTTAAAAGCTATACAGCAGCTTGATATTGCTGATGAAGAGCAAGTAGAACAATTTAAAGCTACTTATTATTTAAGCGATGAAGAAATACAGACTATGAAAGAAATAGAAGTTCCAAGCGAAAGAACCATCCAAGATTACCGTTCTACCTACAATGATATACGTGACTGGCTAAGAATGCAAAAAGCTGGAGCGAAAATAGAAGAATCTACTATTGATTGGGATGATGTGGTGTTTGAAGTAGACCTACTTAAATCCCAAGAAATCAATTTGGATTATATTCTAGAGCTTATATTTGAGCACAACAAGAAATCAAAGGATAAGGAAGCCCTAGTTGAGGATGTGCGTAGACTCATTCGTTCTAGTGTGGGAAACCGTGCGAAAGAAAGCCTAGTAGTTGACTTTATAAATCAAACAGACCTAGACAAAATCAAGGATAAGGCTAGCATCATAGATGAATTCTTTACATTTGCCCAGGCAGAGCAACAGCGTGAAGCAGAAGAATTGATAATCTCAGAGAAGCTCAATGAGGATGCGGCTAGAAGATATATATTAAGCTCATTAAAAAGAGAATACGCAAGTGAAAATGGAACAGAGCTAAATGAAATCCTACCTAAAATGAGTCCTCTTAACCCTGAATATCTAACAAAAAAGCAGAGCGTATTTCAAAAGATAGCTGCTTTTGTGGAGAAGTTTAAAGGGGTGGGGGGGAAGCTATAA
- a CDS encoding restriction endonuclease subunit S produces the protein MDKLLDGVEVEWKTLDEIALKISSGGTPRTGVSEYYNGNIPWLRTQEVDFGEIWDTEIKITDVGLKNSSAKLIPANCVIIAMYGATVGKVGINKIPLSTNQACANIQLDEKIADYRYVFHYISSKYEHIKSLGTGSQTNINAQIVKNYIIPIPPLKVQEEIVRILDTFTELTAELTAELTARKKQYTYYRDKLLSFEEGEIEWKELGEIFNLKNGYTPSKANNEYWTNGTIPWFRMEDIRENGRILSKSIQYVNKSAVKGGKIFPANSIIISTSATIGEHALITVPYLSNQRFTNLSLKDDYINKFVIKFLYHYVFLLDDWCKNNITVGNFAGVDMNSFKKFKIPIPPLAEQERIVSILDKFDALTSSITEGLPREIELRQKQYEYYRNMLLSFPKQEV, from the coding sequence ATGGATAAATTACTTGATGGGGTTGAGGTTGAGTGGAAAACACTAGATGAAATAGCTTTAAAAATTTCATCAGGGGGAACTCCAAGAACTGGGGTTTCTGAATATTATAATGGAAATATTCCTTGGTTACGTACTCAAGAAGTTGATTTTGGTGAAATATGGGATACAGAGATAAAAATTACAGATGTAGGTCTAAAAAATTCCAGTGCAAAATTAATTCCAGCAAATTGTGTAATTATTGCAATGTATGGAGCAACAGTTGGTAAAGTAGGTATCAATAAAATACCTTTGTCTACAAACCAAGCTTGTGCTAATATTCAACTGGATGAGAAAATAGCTGACTATAGGTATGTTTTTCATTACATATCAAGCAAATATGAACATATAAAATCACTCGGAACGGGCTCTCAAACTAATATTAATGCACAAATTGTAAAAAACTATATAATCCCTATTCCCCCTCTAAAAGTGCAAGAGGAAATCGTCCGCATTTTAGATACCTTTACAGAGCTTACAGCAGAGCTTACAGCAGAGCTTACAGCTCGTAAAAAGCAATATACTTATTACAGGGATAAGCTACTTAGTTTTGAAGAAGGGGAAATTGAGTGGAAGGAGCTAGGAGAAATCTTTAATCTTAAAAATGGGTATACTCCTTCAAAAGCAAATAATGAGTATTGGACGAATGGTACTATTCCATGGTTTAGAATGGAGGATATTAGAGAAAACGGTAGAATTCTTAGTAAGTCAATTCAATATGTAAATAAAAGTGCTGTAAAAGGGGGAAAAATATTTCCTGCTAATTCTATCATTATATCCACATCTGCAACTATAGGCGAGCATGCTTTAATTACAGTACCATATTTGTCTAACCAAAGATTTACAAATCTCAGTTTAAAAGATGATTATATTAACAAATTCGTAATTAAATTTCTTTACCATTATGTTTTTTTATTAGATGATTGGTGCAAAAATAATATAACAGTAGGGAATTTTGCGGGTGTGGATATGAATAGTTTTAAAAAATTCAAAATTCCAATACCACCCCTAGCAGAACAAGAACGCATAGTATCCATCCTAGATAAATTCGATGCCTTAACTTCATCAATCACAGAGGGTCTACCTCGTGAGATAGAGCTTCGTCAAAAACAATACGAGTACTATAGAAATATGCTTCTTAGCTTTCCAAAACAGGAGGTCTAG
- a CDS encoding type I restriction-modification system subunit M has translation MTSAAQRAELQSQIWKIANDVRGSVDGWDFKQYVLGTLFYRFISENFSKYIEAGDESINYAELPDDIITSEIKDDAIKTKGYFIYPSQLFENIAKTANTNESLNTDLAAIFSAIESSANGYPSELDIKGLFADFDTTSNRLGNTVKDKNSRLAAVIKGVAGLKFGEFEDNHIDLFGDAYEFLISNYAANAGKSGGEFFTPQSVSNLIAKLAIHGQSSINKIYDPAAGSGSLLLQAKKQFDEHIIEDGFYGQEINHTTYNLARMNMFLHNINYDKFHIALGNTLLDPHYGDDKPFDAIVSNPPYSVNWIGSDDPTLINDDRFAPAGVLAPKSKADFAFVLHSLSYLSSKGRAAIVCFPGIFYRGGAEQKIRKYLIDNNFVETVTSLAPNLFFGTSIAVNILVLSKHKTDNKTQFIDASGADFYKKETNNNVLTEKHIEEIMTIFDTKEDIPHVAKCIDYEAIVSNDYNLSISSYVEAKDTREVIDINELNKEIKTTVAKIDKLRTEIDEIIEVIEV, from the coding sequence ATGACAAGTGCAGCTCAAAGAGCGGAATTACAATCACAAATATGGAAAATAGCAAATGATGTAAGAGGTTCTGTAGACGGATGGGATTTCAAACAATATGTCCTAGGAACATTATTTTATAGATTTATAAGTGAAAACTTTTCTAAATACATAGAAGCAGGAGATGAAAGCATAAACTACGCAGAGCTTCCTGATGATATCATAACTAGCGAAATCAAAGACGATGCAATCAAAACAAAAGGCTACTTTATATATCCTAGCCAGCTATTTGAAAATATTGCAAAAACTGCCAACACAAATGAAAGTCTAAACACAGACCTAGCAGCTATATTTTCAGCTATAGAAAGCTCAGCAAATGGATATCCATCTGAGCTAGATATCAAAGGACTATTTGCAGATTTTGACACTACTAGCAATAGACTAGGTAACACAGTAAAAGATAAAAATTCTCGCCTAGCCGCAGTTATAAAAGGAGTTGCAGGGCTTAAATTTGGTGAATTTGAAGATAACCACATAGACCTTTTCGGGGATGCCTATGAATTCTTAATATCAAACTACGCTGCCAACGCTGGAAAATCTGGAGGAGAATTTTTTACTCCTCAGAGCGTATCTAACCTTATCGCAAAATTAGCAATTCATGGTCAATCCTCAATCAACAAAATTTATGATCCAGCGGCTGGTTCTGGGTCACTCTTGTTACAAGCAAAGAAGCAATTTGATGAGCATATAATAGAAGATGGATTTTACGGTCAAGAAATAAATCATACTACATATAACCTTGCTCGTATGAATATGTTTCTACATAACATAAATTACGATAAATTTCATATAGCACTTGGAAACACTTTACTAGACCCTCATTATGGAGATGATAAGCCTTTTGATGCAATAGTATCTAATCCACCATATTCAGTAAACTGGATAGGTAGTGATGACCCTACCCTTATAAATGATGATAGATTTGCACCTGCAGGAGTACTAGCTCCAAAATCAAAAGCAGACTTTGCCTTTGTACTTCACTCACTGAGCTACCTATCAAGTAAAGGTAGAGCAGCTATAGTATGCTTCCCTGGAATCTTCTATCGTGGTGGAGCAGAACAAAAAATCAGAAAATATCTAATAGACAACAACTTTGTAGAGACAGTAACATCACTAGCTCCAAATCTTTTCTTTGGAACTTCTATAGCTGTCAATATTCTAGTCCTATCAAAACATAAAACAGATAACAAAACCCAATTTATAGATGCAAGTGGAGCAGATTTTTACAAAAAAGAAACCAATAACAACGTCCTAACAGAAAAACATATAGAAGAAATAATGACGATATTTGACACTAAAGAAGATATCCCTCATGTTGCAAAATGCATTGATTATGAAGCTATAGTAAGTAATGATTATAACCTTTCAATAAGCTCATACGTAGAGGCAAAAGACACAAGAGAAGTAATAGATATAAATGAGCTAAATAAAGAAATAAAGACTACTGTAGCAAAAATAGATAAGCTTAGAACTGAGATTGATGAAATAATCGAGGTGATAGAGGTATGA
- a CDS encoding DUF302 domain-containing protein, whose translation MGLVYEKSTNKSLTEAISSLESNLKESGFGILWQLNFKDKLQEKGLEFKNDFVVLEVCNPKQAKEVLEENIHIGYVLPCKMVVRREDDKTYIGMTSPEVLIGLFEGSDLKEVAKKVEESLKNSIEASL comes from the coding sequence GTGGGTTTAGTTTATGAAAAAAGTACAAATAAAAGTCTAACTGAGGCAATCAGTTCTTTAGAGAGTAATTTAAAGGAAAGTGGTTTTGGTATACTATGGCAGCTTAATTTCAAAGATAAATTACAAGAAAAAGGTCTAGAATTCAAAAATGATTTTGTGGTATTAGAGGTATGTAACCCAAAGCAAGCCAAAGAAGTGCTAGAGGAAAACATCCACATAGGTTATGTGCTTCCATGTAAGATGGTAGTTAGAAGAGAAGACGATAAAACTTATATAGGAATGACAAGTCCAGAGGTTCTTATTGGATTGTTCGAAGGTAGTGACTTAAAAGAAGTTGCTAAAAAAGTTGAAGAATCTCTTAAAAATTCAATAGAAGCTTCACTGTAA
- the proC gene encoding pyrroline-5-carboxylate reductase, producing MDKKIGFIGCGNMAQAMISALVKSKLIESNQIIVSNRSKNILEKMNKEYGITIAANNIEVAEKCDIVFLAVKPNLYEMVMKEIKDSVTKDKIFVSIAPGKTMEFLEAHLGAYAKILRTMPNTPSMVSEGMTAICPNSNIASEELELLVKLIESFGAVEIIEEKLFDAVVAVSGSSPAYVFMFIEAMADAAVIQGMPRAQAYRFAAQAVLGSAKMVLESKSHPGELKDMVCSPGGTTIEAVAVLEERGMRSAVIEAMRKCAQKSKEM from the coding sequence ATGGATAAAAAAATTGGATTTATAGGATGCGGAAATATGGCTCAGGCAATGATATCAGCTTTAGTCAAATCAAAGCTAATAGAGTCAAATCAAATAATAGTAAGCAATCGCTCAAAAAATATACTTGAAAAAATGAACAAGGAATATGGCATTACTATTGCAGCTAACAACATAGAAGTAGCAGAAAAATGCGACATCGTGTTCTTGGCTGTAAAGCCAAACCTTTATGAAATGGTTATGAAGGAAATCAAAGACAGCGTAACAAAGGATAAGATATTTGTTTCAATAGCACCAGGAAAGACTATGGAGTTTCTAGAGGCTCATCTAGGAGCATATGCTAAAATTCTTAGAACTATGCCAAACACTCCATCTATGGTAAGCGAAGGGATGACAGCTATTTGCCCCAATTCTAACATAGCTTCAGAAGAGCTAGAGCTACTTGTTAAGCTAATTGAAAGCTTTGGAGCAGTAGAAATAATAGAAGAAAAATTGTTTGATGCTGTAGTTGCAGTATCAGGCTCATCTCCAGCCTATGTATTCATGTTTATAGAAGCCATGGCAGATGCCGCAGTGATTCAAGGGATGCCTAGAGCTCAGGCATATAGATTTGCAGCTCAAGCAGTGCTTGGAAGTGCAAAAATGGTACTAGAATCTAAGAGCCATCCTGGAGAACTTAAAGACATGGTATGCTCGCCTGGAGGCACTACTATAGAAGCAGTAGCAGTGCTAGAAGAAAGAGGGATGCGCTCGGCTGTAATAGAGGCAATGAGAAAATGCGCTCAAAAATCCAAGGAGATGTAG